The genomic region TGGAACATTGAAAATGGGATGGGCGAAGTTTGCACGCGCACCGAGCCTCTCTCGGACAGCATCTCCGTATGTCAGGAGTCCGTCTCCTACAAAATTGAGAGTGCCATTTGCGGGGACATCCGTATTGAGTCGATCGAGGAACGCATCGATGGATAAACAGAGGTCTTCGCTAAGGCGTTTCCATTCGGTCCCCCCGTGGAAAACAGTGCCATAAATTTCGCTCCGTCGAGCGTCGAGAAGTGGACAGATGATCCCGTTTGTCGAGCGGAGATTATACGCAATTGCCTCCAAGGTCGAGACCCCGACAATCGGTGTGTCAAGCGCATAACAGACGGATTTGATCGTGGCGACACCGATACGGATGCCGGTGAACGATCCGGGTCCAATACCGACAGCGCATCCGTCCAAAGCCTCTACCGTTATATTCCCCCATTTCAAGACGCTATCAATTGCGGGCATGAGTCTCGAGGAGTGTGCTTGGACGATATTGAGCGTATGCTCCGCGACTAAATTATCGCCATCCATTAAGGCGATACTTCCGATAGGCGTTGAGGTGTCAATACCTAAAATTTTCATTCAAAATCGACCAGTAATTGTGAAGCGGAATTGTCATCTTGCTCGCGTTCTCGTAGGACTACCTCTGGGGTTACAGAGTCTTGGACATCATCGGACAGAATGACGGGCAAAATTTTATCTAATGCGTCTTGAATATCTCCGGTAAAGGGCTGACACGGAATTGAGAGCGCATTTAGGACCTGCTCAAACCGCTTGTAATCGTCTGCATTTTTAAGTTCGACCCAGAAAATACCATTTTCATCCATTTGTTGTTTGTTCAAGTCCGAGAGTGTA from Candidatus Poribacteria bacterium harbors:
- the tsaB gene encoding tRNA (adenosine(37)-N6)-threonylcarbamoyltransferase complex dimerization subunit type 1 TsaB yields the protein MKILGIDTSTPIGSIALMDGDNLVAEHTLNIVQAHSSRLMPAIDSVLKWGNITVEALDGCAVGIGPGSFTGIRIGVATIKSVCYALDTPIVGVSTLEAIAYNLRSTNGIICPLLDARRSEIYGTVFHGGTEWKRLSEDLCLSIDAFLDRLNTDVPANGTLNFVGDGLLTYGDAVRERLGARANFAHPIFNVPRGATIAHLGAQRLQHGESDSYWTLVPNYVRLGLY